The following are from one region of the Streptomyces changanensis genome:
- a CDS encoding bifunctional 3'-5' exonuclease/DNA polymerase — MNERWALDAVEGGGARLVPLDRDGLPAGPVTTEPDLVAAVRSRPEVGRWVWRSTAGLYPRLLAAGVRVERCYDVEAAEQLLLGHEGQLGEPRSAAAAWARLHDRPVPPDPPARAAEPGAQSSLFDAGPTGPELPFTALLEVYADQERRHGAAEHPDRMRLLTAAESAGTLVAVEMHRAGLPWRADVHRALLRDLLGERYAGGGEPRRLAELAEEVSEAFGRRVRPDLPADVVRAFAEAGIRVRSTRRWELAKVDHPAVEPLLAYKKLYRIWTAHGWSWLQDWVRDGRFRPEYVPGGTVSGRWTTNGGGALQIPKVIRQAVVADEGWRLVVADADQLEPRVLAAISRDPGLMEVAGHADDLYTRLSDRAFPAGRDQAKLALLGAIYGQTSGDGLKNLAALRRRYPRAVAYVDDAARAGEEGRLVRTWLGRTSPRAGAEGEAEEAGIPQEDERAAGGTGADARARGRFTRNFVVQGSAADWALLMLAALRRATAGMRAELVFFQHDEVIVHCPAEEADVVAGAIREAGDLAGRIAFGDTPVRFPFTTATVERYSDAK; from the coding sequence GTGAACGAGCGGTGGGCGCTGGACGCGGTCGAGGGCGGCGGGGCGAGGCTCGTCCCCCTCGACCGCGACGGCCTGCCCGCCGGCCCCGTCACCACCGAGCCGGACCTGGTGGCGGCGGTGCGGTCGCGGCCGGAGGTCGGCCGGTGGGTGTGGCGGTCCACGGCCGGCCTCTATCCGCGGCTCCTCGCGGCGGGCGTGCGCGTCGAGCGGTGCTACGACGTGGAGGCGGCCGAGCAGCTCCTGCTCGGCCACGAGGGGCAGCTTGGCGAACCGCGGTCGGCGGCGGCCGCCTGGGCGCGGCTGCACGACCGGCCGGTGCCGCCCGACCCGCCGGCGCGCGCCGCCGAGCCGGGCGCGCAGTCGTCGCTCTTCGACGCGGGCCCGACCGGACCGGAGCTGCCCTTCACGGCGCTGCTGGAGGTGTACGCGGACCAGGAGCGCAGACACGGCGCCGCCGAGCACCCGGACCGCATGCGGCTGCTGACCGCGGCCGAGTCCGCCGGCACCCTGGTGGCCGTCGAGATGCACCGTGCGGGTCTGCCCTGGCGGGCGGACGTCCACCGCGCGCTCCTGCGGGACCTGCTCGGCGAACGGTACGCGGGCGGCGGCGAGCCGCGCCGGCTGGCCGAGCTGGCGGAGGAGGTGTCGGAGGCGTTCGGCCGGCGGGTGCGGCCCGACCTGCCGGCGGACGTGGTCAGGGCCTTCGCCGAGGCGGGGATCCGCGTGCGGTCGACGCGCCGCTGGGAGTTGGCGAAGGTCGACCACCCGGCGGTCGAACCGCTCCTGGCGTACAAGAAGCTGTACCGGATCTGGACGGCGCACGGCTGGAGCTGGCTCCAGGACTGGGTGCGGGACGGCCGGTTCCGTCCGGAGTACGTGCCGGGCGGCACGGTCAGCGGCCGGTGGACGACGAACGGCGGCGGCGCCCTGCAGATCCCGAAGGTCATACGGCAGGCGGTCGTCGCCGACGAGGGGTGGCGGCTCGTCGTCGCGGACGCCGACCAGTTGGAGCCGCGGGTCCTGGCGGCGATCTCCCGCGACCCGGGCCTGATGGAAGTGGCGGGCCACGCCGACGACTTGTACACGCGCCTGTCCGACCGGGCGTTCCCGGCCGGTCGCGACCAGGCGAAGCTGGCGCTGCTCGGCGCGATCTACGGTCAGACGAGCGGCGACGGGCTGAAGAACCTCGCGGCGCTCAGGCGCCGCTATCCGCGCGCGGTGGCGTACGTCGACGACGCGGCGCGGGCGGGCGAGGAGGGCCGGCTGGTGCGCACCTGGCTGGGCCGGACGAGTCCGCGCGCCGGGGCGGAGGGCGAGGCGGAGGAGGCCGGCATCCCGCAGGAGGACGAGCGGGCGGCCGGCGGCACGGGCGCGGACGCCCGCGCCCGGGGCCGGTTCACCCGGAACTTCGTCGTGCAGGGCAGCGCCGCCGACTGGGCGCTGTTGATGCTCGCCGCGCTGCGCCGCGCCACCGCGGGGATGCGGGCGGAGCTGGTCTTCTTCCAGCACGACGAGGTGATCGTGCACTGTCCGGCCGAGGAGGCCGACGTGGTCGCGGGGGCGATCCGCGAGGCCGGCGACCTCGCCGGGCGGATCGCCTTCGGGGACACGCCGGTGCGGTTCCCCTTCACGACGGCGACGGTGGAGCGGTACTCGGACGCCAAGTGA
- a CDS encoding helix-turn-helix transcriptional regulator, which translates to MELTGTGAVSALTAAYDIVRQPLGRILPRLSAVLAELVPHRAAAELSTHCAHSPHKTHGDLGPRVTDADLAPLLASGVPGLPWQGTLTLDGAEWPVLAVTSHATPRGAVLLLVRHEATVLGDDVLAVVQGLWDLVTCHFDRFATEAVPGSLARSRAAAAARERVMAELGEAHSATLTGILGVLRGRGLDDAAARAAATDLAVDGLVELRARAQRDREIAEEPADRAFDRLTGELRPLARHTPVRLEFGAPDSTRSLAADVAHTARAVVRAVLLTVLEQAPLGRVHVGWQLTADELRASVRDDGPGTLTECALTPARVVERLEVLQGRLDVDAVPGWGTTVTASIPLRAVREPASDPLTVLGERELEVLTRLARGLRNRSIAQELHISESTVKFHVANILTKLGVASRGEAAALFHAAA; encoded by the coding sequence ATGGAACTGACCGGAACCGGGGCCGTGTCCGCGTTGACCGCCGCGTACGACATCGTCCGCCAGCCGCTCGGGCGGATCCTGCCGCGGCTGTCCGCGGTCCTGGCGGAGCTGGTGCCGCACCGGGCCGCCGCCGAGCTGTCCACGCACTGCGCGCACTCACCGCACAAGACCCACGGCGACCTGGGCCCGCGCGTCACCGACGCGGACCTGGCGCCCCTGCTGGCCTCGGGCGTCCCCGGCCTGCCCTGGCAGGGCACGCTGACCCTGGACGGGGCCGAGTGGCCCGTCCTCGCCGTCACCAGCCACGCGACACCGAGGGGCGCGGTCCTGCTGCTCGTACGCCATGAGGCGACTGTGCTCGGCGACGACGTGCTCGCCGTGGTGCAGGGGCTGTGGGACCTGGTGACCTGCCACTTCGATCGGTTCGCCACCGAGGCGGTGCCGGGGTCGCTGGCCCGTTCCCGCGCCGCCGCGGCGGCGCGGGAACGGGTGATGGCGGAGCTGGGCGAGGCGCACTCCGCGACGCTGACCGGCATCCTCGGCGTGCTGCGCGGCCGGGGCCTCGACGACGCCGCCGCGCGCGCCGCCGCGACCGACCTGGCCGTGGACGGGCTGGTGGAGCTGCGGGCGCGGGCGCAACGGGACCGGGAGATCGCGGAGGAGCCGGCGGACCGGGCGTTCGACCGGCTCACCGGGGAGCTGCGCCCGCTGGCGCGGCACACACCGGTCCGCCTGGAGTTCGGCGCACCCGACTCGACGCGGTCGCTCGCCGCCGACGTGGCGCACACCGCGCGCGCGGTGGTGCGGGCGGTGCTGCTGACGGTCCTGGAGCAGGCACCACTGGGCCGCGTGCACGTGGGCTGGCAGCTGACGGCGGACGAACTGCGGGCCTCGGTGCGCGACGACGGGCCGGGCACGCTGACGGAGTGCGCGCTGACCCCCGCGCGTGTGGTGGAGCGGTTGGAGGTGCTCCAGGGGCGGCTCGACGTGGACGCCGTCCCCGGCTGGGGGACCACGGTCACGGCGTCGATCCCGCTGCGGGCCGTCCGCGAACCGGCGTCCGACCCGCTGACGGTCCTCGGCGAGCGGGAACTGGAGGTGCTGACCCGCCTCGCGCGGGGGCTGCGCAACCGGTCCATCGCGCAGGAGCTGCACATCAGCGAGTCGACGGTGAAGTTCCACGTCGCGAACATCCTGACGAAGCTGGGCGTCGCCTCACGGGGGGAGGCGGCGGCCCTCTTCCACGCGGCGGCCTGA
- a CDS encoding NADP-dependent oxidoreductase: MRAIVYTEFGGPDVLSLGRVPRPDPGPGEIRVRVVAAGVNPLDHKRRRGWVEQFYPTTFPAVPGLEFAGDVDALGEGADGFAVGDEVMGWTRTGAYAEYAIAGDVVAKPAGLPFAEAAALPVAGETARRVLAELGLRDGETLLLHGAAGAVGRVAVQLAVALGARVVGTASPANHELLRGLGAVPVAYGEGLADRVRAAAPQGVDAVFDAAGHGTLPVSVELRGGTADRVVTIAATDAAEHGVPFSAGGTPPEQVRAWTAEHARLAAEGRLVLPVAGTFPLADAARAQETSEAGHARGKLVITP, translated from the coding sequence ATGCGGGCCATCGTGTACACCGAGTTCGGGGGGCCGGACGTGCTGTCGCTCGGTCGGGTGCCCCGGCCGGATCCGGGACCCGGGGAGATACGCGTCAGGGTCGTCGCGGCCGGCGTCAACCCGCTCGACCACAAGCGGCGCCGGGGCTGGGTGGAGCAGTTCTACCCGACGACCTTCCCCGCCGTGCCGGGGTTGGAGTTCGCCGGCGACGTCGACGCCCTGGGCGAGGGGGCCGACGGCTTCGCGGTGGGCGACGAGGTGATGGGCTGGACCCGGACCGGCGCCTACGCCGAGTACGCCATCGCCGGGGACGTCGTCGCCAAGCCCGCCGGACTCCCCTTCGCGGAGGCGGCCGCGCTCCCCGTGGCGGGCGAGACCGCCCGGCGCGTCCTCGCCGAACTGGGGCTGCGCGACGGCGAGACGCTGCTGCTGCACGGCGCGGCCGGCGCCGTCGGACGGGTCGCCGTCCAGCTGGCCGTGGCGCTCGGCGCGCGGGTGGTCGGCACCGCGTCGCCCGCCAACCACGAGCTGCTGCGCGGGCTCGGCGCCGTGCCCGTCGCGTACGGGGAGGGGCTCGCCGACCGCGTACGGGCGGCGGCCCCGCAGGGCGTCGACGCCGTGTTCGACGCGGCCGGACACGGCACGCTCCCCGTCTCCGTCGAACTGCGCGGCGGCACCGCCGACCGGGTCGTCACCATCGCCGCGACCGACGCCGCCGAGCACGGCGTGCCGTTCTCGGCGGGCGGCACGCCGCCCGAGCAGGTCCGTGCCTGGACCGCCGAACACGCCCGCCTCGCCGCGGAGGGCCGGCTCGTCCTGCCGGTCGCCGGGACGTTCCCGCTGGCGGACGCGGCCCGGGCCCAGGAGACCAGCGAGGCCGGGCACGCCCGGGGCAAGCTGGTGATCACGCCCTGA
- a CDS encoding sugar O-acetyltransferase yields the protein MGENKRRMVAGEWFLPDDPELAADTERRVALCAAYNAVPPPSAAERTRILGELLGSVGEGVRIRPPFHCDFGYHVTIGPRTFVNVNAVFLDCAPVTVGADVQIGPNVQLLTPTHELDTERRRAGWERAEPITVGDNVWLGGGVIVCPGVTIGADTVVGAGSVVVRDLPAGVLAVGNPARVVRRLTT from the coding sequence GTGGGCGAGAACAAGCGGAGGATGGTGGCCGGGGAGTGGTTCCTGCCCGACGACCCGGAGCTGGCCGCGGACACCGAGCGGCGGGTCGCCCTGTGCGCCGCCTACAACGCCGTGCCGCCGCCGTCCGCGGCGGAACGGACGCGGATCCTCGGCGAGCTGCTCGGCTCGGTCGGCGAGGGCGTGCGGATCCGGCCGCCCTTCCACTGCGACTTCGGGTACCACGTCACCATCGGGCCGCGGACGTTCGTCAACGTCAACGCCGTCTTCCTGGACTGCGCGCCCGTCACCGTCGGGGCCGACGTCCAGATCGGCCCGAACGTGCAGTTGCTGACGCCCACCCACGAGCTGGACACCGAGCGACGGCGGGCCGGCTGGGAGCGGGCCGAGCCGATCACCGTCGGCGACAACGTCTGGCTGGGCGGGGGTGTCATCGTCTGCCCGGGCGTGACGATCGGCGCCGACACGGTGGTCGGCGCCGGGTCGGTCGTCGTACGGGACCTGCCGGCCGGGGTGCTCGCGGTCGGCAACCCTGCCCGAGTGGTCCGCCGCCTCACGACGTGA
- a CDS encoding NAD(P)H-binding protein, protein MLLITGVSGGLGGLVAGHAAGRADVLLGTRSPEDRPGARPGARRVDFDDPASLRDAFAGVRTLLLVSAGYGEDDVVTARHGAAIDAAERAGVRHVVYTSLSGDGDHLPYALPHRWTERRLRASPLAWTVLRNGLYAELLALLAAPDADGRITAPLGDGAVAAVARADLAEAAFRVADAPKAHAGRVYELVGEVPLGGADLAAAVSGTYEPGGPLATARAGIAASGAAPFQVPMLTGTYSAIAHGFLDGSGVAGGHLRRLLGRAPRPALDVYARAVG, encoded by the coding sequence ATGCTGTTGATCACCGGTGTCTCGGGCGGCCTCGGCGGGCTGGTCGCCGGGCACGCGGCGGGCCGCGCGGACGTCCTGCTCGGCACCCGCTCGCCCGAGGACCGCCCCGGCGCACGCCCGGGCGCGCGCCGGGTGGACTTCGACGACCCGGCGTCGCTGCGGGACGCGTTCGCGGGCGTACGGACCCTGCTGCTCGTCTCGGCGGGGTACGGCGAGGACGACGTCGTCACCGCCCGCCACGGCGCCGCGATCGACGCCGCCGAGCGGGCCGGCGTGCGCCACGTCGTCTACACCAGCCTCTCCGGCGACGGCGACCACCTGCCGTACGCCCTCCCCCACCGCTGGACCGAACGGCGGCTGCGGGCGTCGCCCCTGGCGTGGACGGTGCTCCGCAACGGCCTGTACGCCGAGCTGCTCGCCCTGCTCGCCGCGCCGGACGCCGACGGGCGGATCACGGCGCCCCTCGGCGACGGCGCCGTGGCGGCGGTGGCGCGGGCGGACCTCGCCGAGGCGGCGTTCCGCGTGGCCGACGCCCCGAAGGCGCACGCGGGCCGGGTGTACGAGCTGGTCGGCGAGGTGCCGCTCGGCGGGGCCGACCTGGCGGCGGCCGTGTCGGGGACGTACGAGCCGGGCGGCCCCCTCGCCACCGCCCGCGCCGGGATCGCCGCCTCGGGGGCCGCGCCGTTCCAGGTGCCGATGCTGACGGGTACGTACTCGGCGATCGCCCACGGCTTCCTGGACGGCTCCGGGGTGGCCGGGGGCCATCTGCGCCGCCTGCTCGGCCGCGCACCGCGCCCGGCCCTGGACGTGTACGCCCGCGCGGTGGGGTAG
- a CDS encoding winged helix-turn-helix transcriptional regulator, translating into MSVGHTEVTGGGPEPADSTASTASAASAASAASAESAELSCAEDCGVRDVQDRLGDKWTVHVVVELSGGVRRFSELQRLVPGISQRMLTLTLRRLERDGLVTRTVYPTVPPQVEYELTATGRDLTGLVRALVDWSLAHRGTIADARRAYDERRRP; encoded by the coding sequence ATGTCCGTGGGGCACACGGAGGTAACCGGCGGCGGCCCCGAGCCCGCCGATTCCACGGCGTCCACGGCGTCCGCGGCGTCCGCGGCGTCCGCGGCGTCCGCGGAGTCCGCCGAGTTGAGCTGTGCGGAGGACTGCGGGGTACGCGACGTGCAGGACCGGCTCGGCGACAAGTGGACCGTGCACGTCGTCGTCGAGCTCTCCGGGGGCGTGCGGCGCTTCTCCGAGCTCCAGCGGCTCGTCCCGGGGATCTCGCAGCGCATGCTCACCCTGACGCTGCGCCGCCTGGAGCGGGACGGCCTGGTCACGCGGACGGTGTACCCGACCGTGCCGCCACAGGTCGAGTACGAGCTGACCGCCACCGGACGCGACCTGACGGGGCTGGTCAGGGCGCTGGTGGACTGGTCGCTCGCCCACCGCGGGACCATCGCCGACGCCCGCCGCGCGTACGACGAACGGCGGCGACCGTGA
- a CDS encoding DUF2786 domain-containing protein, producing MTPGTAGSTVERALAAVLYAEDTAALDTSASLLAADPGADAELARRGEELLRRAWARGWQPADVERVVRRELEAHHVRLAGGLVRAESAGYAHLPPRWREQLAALEAEPWRADRFSYATAVLELYRLLVRLPALEPVAPPPGSAPLTAPVAGEARMPARIRALLAKAEATAYPEEAEAFTAKAQELMARHSLDEASLAARTHTGDEPAAIRIGVDAPYETAKAILLDAVASANRCRAVWNEAFGFSTVVGFEPDLESVELLYTSLLVQGTGAMVKAEAEQRTGGRKRTKTFRQSFLLAYAHRLGDRLASTSRRVTAAEPTLLPVLAARDVAVTARADRMFPETTTTRVRGATDRAGWDHGTAAADRADTGRAAP from the coding sequence GTGACGCCCGGGACCGCGGGGTCGACCGTCGAGCGGGCCCTCGCCGCCGTCCTGTACGCCGAGGACACCGCCGCCCTCGACACCTCCGCGTCCCTCCTCGCCGCCGACCCCGGCGCCGACGCCGAGTTGGCGCGGCGCGGGGAGGAGCTGCTGCGCCGGGCCTGGGCGCGCGGCTGGCAGCCCGCCGACGTGGAACGCGTGGTCCGCCGGGAGCTGGAGGCGCACCACGTGCGGCTGGCCGGCGGGCTCGTCCGCGCGGAGTCGGCCGGGTACGCGCACCTGCCGCCGAGGTGGCGGGAGCAGCTGGCCGCGCTGGAGGCGGAGCCGTGGCGGGCCGACCGGTTCTCGTACGCGACGGCGGTGCTGGAGCTGTACCGCCTGCTCGTCCGGCTCCCCGCCCTCGAACCGGTCGCCCCGCCGCCCGGTAGTGCCCCGCTGACGGCGCCGGTGGCGGGCGAGGCGCGCATGCCGGCCCGGATCCGGGCCCTGCTGGCCAAGGCGGAGGCGACCGCCTATCCGGAGGAGGCGGAGGCGTTCACCGCGAAGGCGCAGGAGCTGATGGCCCGCCACAGTCTCGACGAGGCGTCCCTCGCGGCCCGTACCCACACCGGCGACGAGCCGGCCGCGATCCGGATCGGCGTCGACGCGCCGTACGAGACGGCCAAGGCGATCCTGCTCGACGCGGTCGCGTCGGCGAACCGCTGCCGGGCGGTGTGGAACGAGGCGTTCGGCTTCTCGACCGTCGTCGGCTTCGAACCCGACCTGGAGTCGGTGGAGCTGCTGTACACCTCGCTGCTCGTGCAGGGGACGGGGGCGATGGTGAAGGCGGAGGCGGAACAGCGGACGGGTGGCCGCAAGCGTACGAAGACGTTCCGCCAGTCGTTCCTGCTGGCGTACGCGCACCGGCTCGGCGACCGGCTCGCCTCCACCTCGCGCCGGGTCACGGCCGCGGAACCGACCCTGCTGCCGGTCCTGGCGGCCCGCGACGTGGCGGTCACGGCCCGGGCGGACCGCATGTTCCCCGAGACGACGACGACCCGGGTCCGCGGGGCCACGGACCGGGCCGGCTGGGACCACGGGACCGCCGCGGCGGACCGGGCCGACACGGGCCGCGCGGCACCCTGA
- the rpsN gene encoding 30S ribosomal protein S14 — MAKKSKIARNERRKAVVERYAARRAELKEVIRRPGTPEAERLAAQAELRRQPRDASATRVRNRDGVDGRPRGHLRKFGLSRVRLREQAHAGFLPGVRKASW, encoded by the coding sequence ATGGCGAAGAAGAGCAAGATCGCGCGCAACGAGCGGCGCAAGGCCGTCGTGGAGCGGTACGCGGCCCGCCGTGCCGAGCTGAAGGAGGTCATCCGGCGGCCCGGCACCCCGGAGGCCGAGCGGCTCGCCGCCCAGGCGGAACTGCGCCGCCAGCCGCGCGACGCCAGCGCGACCCGCGTCCGCAACCGGGACGGCGTGGACGGCCGTCCCCGCGGCCACCTGCGGAAGTTCGGCCTGTCACGGGTGCGCCTCCGGGAACAGGCGCACGCCGGATTCCTGCCCGGTGTGCGCAAGGCTTCCTGGTAG
- the rpmB gene encoding 50S ribosomal protein L28, producing MSAHCQLTGAQPGFGNRISHSHRRTSRRFDPNIQRKRYWLPSEGRYVRLTLSARAVKTIDTIGIEAAVARIRARGVKV from the coding sequence TTGTCCGCCCACTGCCAGCTGACCGGCGCCCAGCCGGGCTTCGGCAACCGCATCTCCCACTCGCACCGGCGTACGTCCCGGCGCTTCGACCCCAACATCCAGCGCAAGCGCTACTGGCTGCCGAGCGAGGGCCGGTACGTGCGGCTGACCCTGTCCGCCCGGGCCGTCAAGACCATCGACACCATCGGGATCGAGGCCGCCGTCGCCCGCATCCGCGCCCGCGGGGTGAAGGTCTGA
- the rpmG gene encoding 50S ribosomal protein L33 — translation MARNELRPVIKLRSTAGTGYTYVTRKNRRNDPDRLTLRKYDPVVGRHVDFREER, via the coding sequence ATGGCCCGCAACGAACTCCGCCCGGTCATCAAGCTCCGGTCCACCGCCGGGACCGGCTACACCTACGTGACCCGCAAGAACCGCCGCAACGACCCCGACCGCCTGACCCTGCGCAAGTACGACCCGGTCGTCGGCCGGCACGTCGACTTCCGAGAGGAGCGCTGA
- a CDS encoding type B 50S ribosomal protein L31 has translation MKPGIHPPYEPVVFRDKAGGFAFLTRSTATGDKTVEWEDGNTYPVIDVEISSASHPFYTGQARVLDTAGRVEKFRQRYGSQARREAR, from the coding sequence GTGAAGCCCGGCATCCACCCCCCGTACGAGCCCGTCGTCTTCCGTGACAAGGCGGGCGGCTTCGCCTTCCTCACCCGGTCCACCGCCACCGGTGACAAGACGGTCGAGTGGGAGGACGGCAACACCTACCCCGTCATCGACGTCGAGATCTCCTCCGCGAGCCACCCCTTCTACACCGGCCAGGCGCGCGTCCTGGACACCGCGGGGCGCGTGGAGAAGTTCCGGCAGCGGTACGGCTCCCAGGCCCGGCGCGAGGCGCGCTGA
- a CDS encoding CobW family GTP-binding protein gives MLSVALVGGLHADARTAAVERLLATVPGSVALHHDLTAAAEKGTVVRTVRDATGVLSTDETPLVDDCACCALREDLVPELERLADAGLTRLAVVELWDSVEPKAMAEVITAAGLTVGSVITAVDTALLLPCLGNGDDLADAGLAAAPTDRRTVADTWARQLEYAPVLAVVDGPEADDEDRALLAQLHPTALRVPLPDGDLAAAALAGFDVEAAAAAQHPACALLPQDADAHGVTTYVWRRRRPFHPERLYAALEDLCCAAARSRGRFWLADRPDTLLAWDAAGGALCVEPSGPWLASLPDAAWEMVPPVRRAAAALDWDPEHGDRCQHLVFTSPGLDREGLAELLDSCLLTDAEYAAGRAAWQRLPSGFDTLLEV, from the coding sequence ATGCTCTCCGTCGCCCTCGTCGGCGGACTGCACGCCGACGCCCGCACCGCCGCGGTCGAGCGGCTGCTCGCCACCGTGCCCGGCAGTGTGGCGCTCCACCACGACCTGACGGCCGCCGCCGAGAAGGGCACGGTCGTCCGTACCGTCCGCGACGCGACCGGGGTCCTGTCGACGGACGAGACGCCGCTGGTCGACGACTGCGCGTGCTGCGCCCTGCGCGAGGACCTGGTGCCCGAGCTGGAGCGGCTGGCGGACGCCGGGCTGACGCGGCTCGCGGTGGTCGAGCTGTGGGACTCGGTCGAGCCCAAGGCGATGGCCGAGGTCATCACGGCGGCCGGACTGACGGTCGGCTCGGTGATCACGGCCGTCGACACGGCGCTGCTGCTGCCCTGCCTGGGCAACGGCGACGACCTGGCCGACGCCGGGCTGGCGGCGGCGCCCACCGACCGGCGCACGGTCGCGGACACGTGGGCGCGCCAGCTGGAGTACGCGCCCGTGCTCGCCGTCGTCGACGGCCCCGAGGCCGACGACGAGGACCGCGCGCTGCTCGCCCAGCTCCACCCGACCGCGCTGCGGGTGCCGCTGCCGGACGGTGACCTGGCCGCCGCCGCGCTGGCGGGCTTCGACGTCGAGGCGGCCGCGGCCGCCCAGCACCCGGCGTGCGCCCTGCTGCCGCAGGACGCGGACGCGCACGGGGTCACCACGTACGTCTGGCGCCGCCGCCGGCCGTTCCACCCGGAGCGGCTGTACGCGGCGCTGGAGGACCTCTGCTGCGCCGCCGCCCGCAGCCGCGGCAGGTTCTGGCTCGCCGACCGGCCCGACACCCTGCTCGCCTGGGACGCGGCGGGCGGCGCCCTGTGCGTCGAGCCCTCCGGGCCGTGGCTGGCCTCGCTGCCGGACGCCGCCTGGGAGATGGTCCCGCCCGTGCGCCGGGCCGCGGCGGCGCTGGACTGGGACCCCGAGCACGGGGACCGGTGCCAGCACCTGGTCTTCACCTCGCCCGGCCTCGACCGCGAGGGGCTCGCCGAGCTCCTCGACTCCTGCCTGCTCACCGACGCGGAGTACGCCGCGGGCCGCGCGGCCTGGCAGCGGCTCCCGTCCGGCTTCGACACCCTCCTGGAGGTCTGA
- the rpsR gene encoding 30S ribosomal protein S18, with translation MPPRRPADRKPAKSRPNPLERDGITYIDYKDTDLLRKFISDRGKIRSRRVTRVSAQQQRQLARAIKNAREMALLPYSSSAR, from the coding sequence ATGCCGCCCCGCCGCCCGGCCGACCGCAAGCCCGCGAAGTCCCGCCCCAATCCCCTGGAGCGCGACGGCATCACCTACATCGACTACAAGGACACCGACCTGCTGCGGAAGTTCATCTCCGACCGCGGCAAGATCCGCAGCCGGCGGGTGACGCGCGTGTCGGCGCAGCAGCAGCGGCAGCTGGCCCGCGCGATCAAGAACGCCCGGGAGATGGCGCTGCTGCCGTACTCCTCGTCCGCCCGCTGA
- a CDS encoding DUF397 domain-containing protein, with product MHHVLNVYNGMAATELHGVVWQKSRHSNSQGSCVEFAKLPGGNVAVRNSRHPDGPALVYTPAEIEALLLGVKDGEFDHLVGG from the coding sequence GTGCACCACGTGTTGAACGTGTACAACGGCATGGCGGCCACAGAGCTTCACGGGGTCGTCTGGCAGAAGAGCCGCCACAGCAACTCGCAGGGTTCCTGTGTGGAATTCGCCAAACTGCCCGGCGGAAATGTGGCGGTGCGCAACTCCCGTCACCCCGACGGTCCGGCCCTGGTCTACACGCCGGCGGAGATCGAGGCGCTGCTGCTCGGCGTGAAGGACGGGGAATTCGACCACCTCGTCGGTGGCTGA
- a CDS encoding ATP-binding protein: MGTNGSTMLEPLRQGLPPIDAASVSSSASCALPARYEAVRGARQFTHTTLSQWNLGDRFDDVALVVSELVTNALRHALPADTPREHPLDPPVRLHLMRWAGRLVCAVRDPSPDTPATRSSGEDFSAESGRGLFLVESFSDSWGWHPLAGALHGKVVWALFRLTDGA, encoded by the coding sequence ATGGGGACGAATGGATCGACCATGCTCGAGCCGTTGAGGCAGGGGCTTCCACCGATCGACGCCGCGTCCGTGTCGAGTTCCGCCTCCTGCGCCCTGCCCGCGCGATACGAAGCGGTACGCGGGGCGCGGCAGTTCACCCACACCACCCTGTCGCAGTGGAACCTGGGCGACCGGTTCGACGACGTCGCGCTCGTCGTCTCGGAGCTCGTCACGAACGCCCTGCGGCACGCGCTGCCCGCCGACACCCCGCGCGAGCACCCGCTCGACCCGCCCGTCCGACTGCACCTGATGCGCTGGGCGGGACGACTGGTCTGCGCGGTGCGCGACCCCAGCCCGGACACGCCCGCGACCCGGTCGTCGGGCGAGGACTTCTCGGCGGAGTCGGGCCGCGGGCTGTTCCTGGTCGAGTCGTTCAGCGACAGCTGGGGATGGCACCCCCTGGCGGGGGCGCTGCACGGGAAGGTCGTCTGGGCGCTGTTCCGCCTCACGGACGGGGCGTGA